The following coding sequences are from one Candidatus Nitrohelix vancouverensis window:
- the miaA gene encoding tRNA (adenosine(37)-N6)-dimethylallyltransferase MiaA: protein MPPLIILAGPTGSGKTETAVALAEMLQSEVVNADSLQIYKYFDIGTAKPAASLRARVPHHLIDILEPDEEFSAFDFKIEAMRIIENLHQRGCTPILSGGAGLYIKTLTEDFDCGVQIDPELKQRIKNQIVERGAPELHLELKKVDPVSAEKIKPTDPQRIERALCVYYQSQRPLSEFHQQEETPSRHDFPIHTFLLQWERTLLYANINKRVDTMMDAGLLEEVKSLKRKGWGAHLKPFKSIGYAQLAEHLEGQCSLSDAVDKIKQETRRYAKRQTTWFKKIPGAIPIPATPDDNAESLRDKISRHLNAALASFLVAAFLCVFAPAPVEAEETALQQIGRKINHQQWDQASKLLKNLQGQQDKQTRYLQARIQSATLNGASEKSLDALEAELNQLIEVYPEIEDYIRMDMAQLLLTRKQFKEAILQTQQIANRFPQSVLYHESQSLQAHALERSGQTITAVEHLEKLIQSLEQKASTDSDRELLEESIFQKARLLQASGKHQLAYETYSYFFIHHPATPLSAEAETQKARYELEGKIIKKILSEEEWATRTKGLLKEVRYAQVIGELNRLMKDQGPLPGKFYFYLATAHAGLRDRTQAVATLESFLKRYPEHKRVPEAKYQTGRHLWNLGKNNKAMAYFDSVIKEHPRDDWAVQARYIKGRMYEERKDFKSALEQFRYVAENYPSKTEGQVCAWRMGWIHYLNGDYKSAYEQFAENARRFPSDIASEDNLFWSAKAAYKLGDKEQARKRFQSAFENYPYTYYGLRGKELLTSIDPNAAKLKPRESKGPLDATSPSISKNSQYHLDRAREMIGLGLYPFAERELKQIDGSIRKNYSGVLWLSQLYNQAGSYSSAVRLLQLYRNFKGKEDEKELPRIFWTTYYPSAFDRIIQTQATQLKVDPFFVQGLIKQESLFEADALSSAGARGLMQIMPATGRRIKTYKNVSVTFESEEDLFEPGINISLGIAYLRKLQDTIGDNRAHLLISYNAGPSALKKWLKRFKHIEDPDVFIESIPYPETRGYVKKVLRNYWIYENLYGR, encoded by the coding sequence ATGCCTCCTTTAATCATACTGGCCGGCCCGACCGGGTCCGGGAAGACTGAAACCGCCGTCGCCCTTGCAGAGATGTTGCAGAGCGAGGTCGTCAACGCAGATTCGCTTCAGATCTACAAATATTTTGACATCGGCACCGCCAAGCCCGCCGCTTCACTGAGGGCGCGGGTTCCGCACCATCTCATCGACATTCTCGAACCGGATGAAGAATTCTCCGCGTTCGATTTTAAAATCGAAGCCATGCGCATCATTGAAAACTTGCATCAACGCGGCTGTACGCCAATCCTCTCGGGAGGCGCCGGACTTTATATCAAGACCCTGACGGAAGACTTCGACTGCGGAGTTCAGATCGACCCGGAACTCAAACAACGAATCAAAAACCAAATCGTCGAACGCGGCGCGCCGGAACTGCACCTTGAGTTGAAGAAGGTCGATCCGGTGTCTGCGGAAAAAATCAAACCCACGGACCCGCAACGCATCGAACGAGCGCTCTGCGTCTATTACCAAAGCCAGCGACCTCTTTCCGAATTTCATCAGCAGGAAGAAACTCCGTCGAGACATGATTTTCCGATCCACACCTTCCTCCTGCAATGGGAGCGAACCCTCCTCTACGCCAACATCAACAAGAGAGTCGATACAATGATGGACGCCGGTCTTCTGGAAGAAGTGAAATCCTTGAAACGCAAGGGATGGGGCGCGCATTTGAAACCCTTCAAGAGCATCGGTTACGCGCAATTGGCGGAACATCTTGAGGGGCAATGTTCCCTCTCCGACGCCGTCGACAAGATCAAGCAGGAAACCCGACGCTACGCCAAACGCCAGACCACCTGGTTCAAAAAAATCCCCGGAGCGATCCCGATACCCGCCACGCCCGACGATAACGCCGAATCCTTGCGCGATAAAATTTCACGACATTTGAACGCCGCGCTGGCGTCATTTCTGGTCGCCGCGTTCCTGTGCGTGTTTGCCCCGGCGCCCGTCGAGGCGGAAGAAACGGCTCTGCAACAAATCGGGAGAAAAATCAACCATCAGCAATGGGATCAGGCTTCGAAACTCCTCAAGAACCTGCAAGGCCAGCAGGACAAGCAAACGCGTTATTTGCAGGCTCGCATTCAATCCGCAACGCTAAACGGCGCTTCCGAAAAGTCTCTCGACGCGCTGGAAGCCGAACTGAACCAATTGATCGAGGTCTATCCTGAAATTGAAGACTATATTCGCATGGATATGGCCCAGCTGCTTCTGACGCGCAAGCAATTCAAAGAGGCGATTTTGCAAACCCAGCAGATCGCGAACCGGTTTCCTCAAAGCGTTCTCTATCACGAGTCCCAAAGTTTACAAGCCCATGCGCTTGAACGATCCGGTCAAACGATAACCGCCGTCGAACATCTGGAAAAACTCATCCAGTCTCTGGAGCAAAAAGCATCCACCGACTCGGATCGCGAACTGCTGGAGGAGTCGATCTTTCAAAAAGCCCGACTCTTGCAGGCAAGCGGCAAGCATCAACTCGCCTACGAAACTTATTCCTATTTTTTCATTCACCATCCAGCAACCCCCCTCTCTGCAGAAGCCGAAACGCAGAAAGCGCGCTACGAGCTGGAAGGCAAGATCATAAAGAAAATCCTCAGCGAAGAGGAATGGGCCACGCGCACCAAAGGTCTCCTTAAAGAAGTACGCTACGCCCAGGTCATCGGCGAACTCAATCGGCTCATGAAAGACCAGGGTCCGCTTCCTGGAAAATTTTATTTCTATCTGGCGACCGCGCACGCCGGGTTGAGGGACCGCACGCAAGCCGTCGCCACGCTTGAGTCTTTCTTGAAACGCTATCCTGAGCACAAGAGAGTCCCCGAAGCGAAGTATCAAACCGGACGCCATCTTTGGAATCTGGGCAAGAACAACAAAGCGATGGCATATTTCGACTCGGTCATTAAAGAACATCCCAGAGACGACTGGGCGGTTCAGGCGCGTTACATCAAGGGACGAATGTATGAGGAACGAAAAGATTTCAAATCAGCGCTCGAACAATTCCGCTATGTCGCGGAAAATTACCCCAGCAAAACAGAAGGCCAGGTCTGCGCCTGGCGCATGGGCTGGATTCACTACCTCAACGGCGACTACAAAAGCGCCTATGAACAATTCGCTGAAAATGCGCGGCGCTTTCCATCCGACATCGCTTCTGAAGACAATCTGTTCTGGAGCGCCAAGGCCGCATATAAGCTGGGCGATAAAGAGCAAGCTCGAAAACGTTTTCAAAGCGCTTTTGAAAACTACCCCTACACCTATTACGGCTTGCGCGGCAAGGAACTGTTGACATCCATCGACCCGAACGCCGCAAAATTGAAGCCCCGGGAATCGAAGGGTCCGCTGGACGCAACATCGCCTTCCATCTCCAAGAACTCCCAATATCATCTCGACCGCGCCCGAGAGATGATCGGACTCGGCCTCTACCCATTCGCCGAAAGAGAATTGAAGCAAATTGACGGGTCCATTCGTAAAAACTATTCCGGCGTTCTTTGGTTATCACAGCTATACAATCAGGCTGGCTCCTACTCCTCTGCGGTGCGACTGCTTCAACTGTATCGCAACTTCAAGGGCAAAGAAGATGAAAAGGAATTGCCTCGTATTTTCTGGACCACCTATTACCCTTCCGCCTTCGATAGAATCATCCAGACTCAGGCGACACAATTGAAAGTCGATCCGTTTTTTGTACAGGGCCTGATAAAACAGGAAAGTCTTTTTGAAGCCGACGCGCTTTCCAGCGCCGGCGCTCGCGGCTTGATGCAGATCATGCCCGCAACCGGGCGCAGGATCAAAACCTATAAAAATGTTTCGGTAACTTTTGAGAGCGAGGAAGACCTGTTCGAACCGGGGATCAATATTTCCCTCGGCATCGCTTATCTACGCAAACTACAAGACACCATTGGCGACAACCGGGCGCACTTGCTCATTTCTTACAACGCCGGACCCTCGGCCCTGAAAAAATGGCTGAAACGCTTCAAGCATATCGAAGACCCCGACGTTTTTATCGAGTCCATTCCTTATCCTGAAACCCGGGGTTATGTAAAAAAAGTCCTGCGCAACTACTGGATCTATGAAAATCTCTACGGCCGCTGA
- a CDS encoding tRNA1(Val) (adenine(37)-N6)-methyltransferase → MTLSLFPARPFQIQQSSEGYRYSIEPFLLAHFLALEPEDRTLDIGTGCGIIPLLIASRHPQARVTGVELQTSLATLASDNIERSGLRDRVTIINQDIADFAESAGSAKFEHIVSNPPYRKVNTGRLNPNSEKALARHELKLNLETLCALSETLLKKGGTLTVAYPPSRLTETLNAMTARELHPKRLWFIHGNSSAPAKIFLAQAVLGKKTECVVEPPLYVYESANQYTLSMERIYASFNHTGRPDRVRED, encoded by the coding sequence ATGACCCTTTCGCTTTTCCCCGCTCGCCCATTTCAGATCCAGCAAAGCTCCGAAGGGTATCGATATTCCATCGAACCCTTTCTGCTCGCTCACTTCCTCGCTCTGGAACCAGAGGACCGAACGCTCGACATCGGCACGGGTTGCGGAATCATTCCACTACTCATCGCCTCCCGACATCCGCAGGCGCGCGTCACCGGAGTGGAATTGCAGACCTCGCTGGCAACGCTGGCGTCTGATAATATTGAACGAAGCGGCTTGCGAGATCGCGTTACGATCATCAATCAAGACATTGCTGACTTTGCTGAAAGCGCTGGGAGCGCCAAGTTTGAACACATCGTTTCCAATCCACCCTATCGGAAAGTCAACACCGGGCGGCTCAATCCCAACTCCGAGAAAGCCCTTGCCCGGCACGAGTTGAAACTCAACCTGGAGACGCTATGCGCTCTGTCTGAAACGCTACTGAAAAAGGGCGGAACGCTGACCGTCGCCTACCCGCCAAGTCGGCTCACGGAAACCTTGAATGCAATGACGGCGCGCGAGCTTCACCCCAAACGACTGTGGTTCATCCATGGCAACTCTTCGGCGCCCGCTAAAATTTTTCTAGCCCAGGCCGTGCTGGGTAAAAAGACAGAGTGCGTGGTGGAACCTCCGCTTTATGTTTATGAATCAGCAAACCAATACACCTTGTCCATGGAACGCATTTATGCCTCCTTTAATCATACTGGCCGGCCCGACCGGGTCCGGGAAGACTGA
- a CDS encoding sigma-54-dependent Fis family transcriptional regulator: protein MNETILIVDDEDSIRRVLKVALEKKGYEVHTASSGEDALTALSETPYLLIFSDIFMEGMSGLEFLNNAKETRPEIPIVMMTAQDTMNNTIEAMRLGAYDYISKPFDLNEIYSLVQRIAETRQIERPQGEQESTPKNMGGAIVGKSKKMQEIFKIIGKSAESGLPALITGESGSGKELVAHALHQFSQRTEQPFIGINCAAISRELLESELFGHEKGSFTGASETKEGKFELAEGGSLFLDEIGDMEPALQAKILRVLQDKEYYRVGGKTPLRANVRILAATNQNLLEMIAQKRFREDLYHRLNVVNIHLPPLRERREDILLLAQHFIDSFAPELTRGPVYLSPEAEQLIQNHIWPGNIRELENVCKSAMVLASSGPILKEHLPQSLTETGSAESSFDLVWEDKLHALVKDYLVVNRRRHDGRLHEDLIQLTEKQLFKILLSEFSGKQIAAAKALGINRNTLKKKIDALDLEARSRKTQQDK from the coding sequence ATGAACGAGACCATCCTGATCGTAGACGACGAAGATTCCATCCGCCGCGTGCTCAAAGTCGCCCTTGAAAAAAAGGGCTACGAGGTTCACACCGCCTCCAGCGGCGAAGACGCGCTGACCGCGCTGTCCGAAACGCCTTACCTGCTGATTTTCTCAGACATCTTCATGGAGGGCATGAGCGGACTCGAATTCCTCAACAATGCCAAAGAGACTCGCCCGGAAATCCCCATCGTCATGATGACGGCGCAGGACACGATGAACAACACCATCGAAGCCATGCGCCTGGGCGCTTACGACTACATCAGCAAGCCTTTCGACCTGAATGAAATTTACAGCCTCGTGCAACGAATTGCGGAAACCCGCCAGATCGAACGACCGCAGGGAGAGCAGGAGTCGACGCCTAAAAACATGGGCGGCGCGATCGTCGGCAAGAGCAAAAAAATGCAGGAGATTTTCAAGATCATCGGCAAATCTGCAGAGTCCGGGCTACCCGCGCTCATTACCGGAGAGAGCGGCTCGGGCAAGGAACTGGTCGCGCACGCCCTGCATCAATTCTCCCAGCGCACAGAACAACCTTTCATCGGCATCAACTGCGCCGCCATCTCGCGCGAACTGCTCGAATCGGAATTGTTCGGTCACGAAAAGGGATCGTTCACCGGGGCCTCCGAAACCAAGGAAGGCAAATTCGAACTGGCGGAGGGCGGTTCGCTCTTTCTCGATGAAATCGGCGACATGGAACCCGCGCTTCAGGCAAAAATTCTGCGGGTTTTGCAGGACAAGGAATATTATCGCGTCGGCGGCAAAACCCCCCTGCGCGCCAATGTCCGTATTCTCGCCGCAACCAACCAGAACCTGCTGGAGATGATCGCGCAAAAACGCTTCCGCGAAGACCTCTACCATCGCTTGAACGTCGTCAACATTCACCTGCCGCCCCTGCGCGAAAGGCGCGAGGATATTCTTCTGCTTGCCCAGCATTTCATCGACAGCTTCGCGCCGGAACTGACTCGCGGCCCGGTCTACCTTTCGCCGGAAGCCGAGCAATTGATCCAGAACCATATCTGGCCGGGAAACATTCGCGAACTGGAGAACGTTTGCAAAAGCGCGATGGTGCTCGCCTCCAGCGGCCCCATTCTGAAAGAACATTTGCCGCAATCGCTCACGGAGACCGGCTCCGCCGAATCCAGTTTTGATCTGGTCTGGGAAGATAAATTACACGCCCTTGTGAAAGATTATCTCGTTGTCAATCGAAGGCGTCACGACGGTCGTCTCCACGAAGACCTGATACAGCTCACGGAAAAACAGCTCTTCAAAATTCTCCTTTCAGAGTTTTCCGGAAAACAGATCGCCGCCGCCAAAGCGCTCGGCATCAATCGCAACACGCTGAAAAAGAAAATCGACGCCCTTGATCTGGAGGCGCGATCACGAAAAACCCAGCAGGACAAGTAG
- a CDS encoding PAS domain-containing protein, with product MGNADLFKNLFASLIHGVLLIDPRFNIIESNLALEEMFYRSGESLKGRPFSDLFPDDEDLSKKMRATLESGATYQDLESVGYRNHDASPFPAGITLSPLFDDAGSGIGAVALIKDLSFQKDIETSRKPFDKLSTAEALTLGMAHEIRNPLGSIKVSAQLLLSEFQNSQQSQLFEVIVSEVDRMDRIIKRMMDFSQDRHLSVVTTNIHRVLDEILTLEKELLSKQSIHLAQEYDPSLPSIDADPDQLKQVFLNLIKNSREAMPEGGKLKLGTRYVSSYAATDPEQKASQQFIVIEITDSGCGMESRQLDNLFTPFFTTKSKGSGLGLALSLKIIEKHNGKIKVASNKNEGTSFQVFLPIHQKC from the coding sequence ATGGGAAACGCAGACTTATTCAAAAATCTGTTTGCGTCTCTCATTCACGGCGTTCTCCTCATCGATCCTCGCTTCAATATCATCGAGAGCAATCTCGCGCTTGAAGAAATGTTCTACCGCTCTGGCGAGAGTTTGAAAGGCCGCCCCTTCTCCGATCTGTTCCCGGACGACGAAGACCTTTCCAAAAAAATGCGCGCGACTCTGGAATCCGGCGCCACCTATCAGGATCTGGAAAGCGTCGGCTACCGCAACCATGACGCATCGCCTTTCCCAGCGGGGATCACCCTGTCCCCCTTGTTCGACGACGCGGGAAGCGGCATCGGCGCCGTCGCCCTCATCAAGGATCTGAGCTTTCAAAAAGATATCGAAACCAGCCGCAAACCCTTCGACAAATTGTCCACCGCCGAAGCGCTCACGCTCGGCATGGCGCACGAGATACGCAATCCGCTGGGAAGCATCAAAGTCTCCGCGCAACTCCTGCTATCGGAATTCCAGAACAGCCAGCAAAGCCAGCTCTTTGAAGTGATCGTGTCCGAAGTCGACCGCATGGACCGCATCATCAAACGCATGATGGACTTCTCACAGGATCGCCATCTAAGCGTTGTAACGACCAATATCCACCGGGTTCTCGACGAAATCCTGACTCTCGAAAAAGAATTGCTTTCGAAGCAGTCCATCCATCTCGCCCAGGAATACGACCCCAGCCTGCCCAGCATTGACGCCGACCCCGATCAGCTCAAGCAGGTGTTTCTCAATCTGATAAAAAATTCCAGGGAAGCGATGCCCGAAGGAGGGAAGCTCAAACTGGGCACGCGCTACGTCTCCAGCTACGCCGCGACGGATCCCGAGCAAAAAGCCTCGCAACAATTCATCGTCATCGAAATCACAGACTCCGGCTGCGGCATGGAAAGCCGTCAACTCGACAATCTGTTCACTCCCTTTTTCACCACCAAGAGCAAGGGAAGCGGACTCGGGCTGGCGCTGTCTTTAAAAATCATTGAGAAACACAACGGCAAGATCAAAGTCGCATCCAATAAAAACGAGGGAACCTCTTTTCAGGTGTTCCTTCCCATCCATCAGAAATGCTAG
- a CDS encoding zinc ribbon domain-containing protein, with protein MPIYEYQCEKCGGAFEVMQSISAKPIKKCEDPKCGGKVERLVSATGFILKGSGWYATDYPSENRKKGWDNESNGGATETAPAPAATSGDTNGGKTESAPAPAATKPKPAPKKPAAKNPYSGGKTKKAKASK; from the coding sequence ATGCCCATCTATGAATACCAATGCGAAAAATGCGGCGGCGCGTTTGAAGTCATGCAGTCCATTTCCGCCAAGCCCATAAAGAAATGCGAAGACCCCAAATGCGGCGGCAAAGTCGAGCGTCTGGTTTCCGCCACAGGCTTCATCCTCAAGGGAAGCGGCTGGTACGCCACCGACTATCCTTCCGAAAACAGGAAAAAAGGCTGGGATAACGAATCCAACGGCGGCGCGACGGAGACCGCTCCGGCCCCGGCGGCCACGTCCGGCGACACGAACGGCGGCAAAACGGAATCGGCGCCTGCCCCCGCCGCCACAAAGCCCAAGCCCGCTCCCAAGAAACCTGCGGCTAAAAACCCCTATTCCGGCGGCAAGACTAAAAAAGCGAAGGCTTCCAAATAG
- a CDS encoding branched-chain amino acid transaminase produces the protein MEKSEWIWMDGKLVPWHEANVHVLTHTLHYGMGVFEGIRCYRTQNGTSAIFRLDEHIERLFASAKILGMEVPYSPKDLTDATLSVVRENQLEECYIRPIIFLGSNKMGLNPEGVDVRVAIAAWPWGAYLGDDGLNKGIRVRVSSFTRHHVNITMTRAKACGYYINSILAKAEAVRDGYDEAILLEPGGLVSEGSGENVFLVRKGKIKTPPLSCSNLAGITRDAVTEICKLHGYELTEEPVTRDELYIADEIFLTGTAAEITPVREVDGRLIGSGKKGPMTDKIQKSFFEIVKGQVPGFEKWLATV, from the coding sequence GTGGAAAAATCTGAATGGATCTGGATGGACGGCAAACTCGTCCCCTGGCATGAGGCGAATGTGCATGTTCTCACGCACACGCTTCATTACGGAATGGGCGTTTTTGAAGGCATCCGCTGTTATCGAACGCAAAACGGGACGTCTGCCATCTTTCGTCTCGACGAACATATAGAACGACTCTTTGCCTCGGCTAAAATCCTCGGTATGGAGGTCCCATACAGCCCCAAAGACTTGACGGACGCTACGCTTTCCGTGGTTCGCGAGAATCAGCTAGAGGAATGTTACATCCGCCCCATCATCTTCCTGGGGAGCAACAAAATGGGCCTCAATCCCGAGGGCGTGGACGTTCGCGTCGCCATTGCCGCCTGGCCCTGGGGCGCTTATCTGGGCGACGACGGGTTGAACAAGGGCATTCGCGTTCGCGTGTCTTCCTTCACGCGGCATCATGTCAACATCACCATGACGCGCGCCAAGGCTTGCGGTTATTACATCAATTCGATTCTGGCGAAGGCGGAGGCGGTGCGCGACGGCTACGACGAGGCGATTCTGCTCGAACCCGGCGGACTGGTTTCCGAGGGTTCCGGCGAGAACGTGTTTCTCGTCCGAAAAGGCAAAATCAAAACGCCGCCGCTGTCCTGTTCCAATCTGGCGGGCATCACCCGCGACGCGGTAACGGAAATTTGCAAACTGCACGGTTACGAGCTGACGGAAGAACCGGTGACGCGCGACGAGCTGTACATCGCCGATGAAATTTTCCTGACAGGAACCGCCGCCGAGATCACACCCGTTAGAGAAGTCGATGGGCGCCTGATCGGTTCGGGTAAAAAAGGCCCCATGACGGATAAGATTCAGAAATCCTTTTTTGAAATTGTCAAAGGCCAGGTTCCCGGTTTCGAGAAATGGCTCGCCACGGTTTAG
- a CDS encoding collagen-like protein → MIRLPALASLFTILFFIFSLTGNLITADPVLTNVAFAQDKTDGKNKNSQKKQRKKKRDDDKDKDTDSNGIPGQIRNLQNQINALQIELDNIQISAGPQGDPGPQGPAGPPGSAGPQGPAGADGQDGAEGPQGPIGLQGPQGEMGPPGPPGPSGSGGTGLTYVSEKPNLIFIPPANTGVFVDVPQRALDYSKHSSSSILRISYHDFFFLRGFQSTTILNMRFILKDLASGAEIVLPNEPLFIQRMVQHLSGSSFTTETGATNLPFYFGSTAVRH, encoded by the coding sequence ATGATACGCCTACCAGCGCTTGCATCTCTTTTTACAATTCTGTTTTTCATTTTTAGTTTAACGGGCAATCTGATTACTGCTGATCCCGTTTTAACAAACGTTGCGTTTGCGCAGGACAAGACGGATGGCAAGAACAAAAACAGCCAGAAGAAACAGAGGAAAAAGAAAAGGGACGACGACAAAGATAAAGATACTGACAGCAACGGCATCCCTGGACAAATCAGAAATCTTCAAAACCAGATCAATGCATTGCAAATTGAACTCGATAATATTCAGATAAGCGCCGGTCCGCAGGGCGATCCCGGACCGCAGGGCCCGGCAGGTCCCCCAGGCTCGGCAGGGCCACAAGGTCCAGCAGGCGCCGACGGTCAGGATGGTGCAGAGGGTCCACAGGGCCCCATTGGTTTGCAAGGTCCGCAAGGGGAAATGGGCCCCCCGGGTCCTCCGGGTCCTTCAGGTTCCGGAGGCACAGGTCTTACTTATGTGTCCGAGAAACCCAATCTTATATTTATTCCGCCTGCAAACACCGGGGTTTTTGTAGACGTTCCCCAGCGAGCGTTGGATTACAGCAAGCATTCCAGCTCTTCCATATTGCGAATCAGCTATCACGATTTTTTCTTTTTGCGAGGTTTTCAGTCGACCACCATATTAAACATGCGGTTTATTCTGAAAGATCTTGCTAGTGGGGCGGAGATCGTTCTCCCTAACGAACCTTTATTTATCCAACGTATGGTTCAACATTTGAGCGGCTCTTCTTTTACCACGGAAACAGGGGCCACGAACCTTCCATTTTATTTTGGATCCACAGCTGTTAGGCATTAA
- a CDS encoding lactoylglutathione lyase family protein, with translation MSNYPRTFSHIGISVPNVEKAVEFYSKVMGWYLIMKPTVINEESDTPIGQMCVDVFGTGWGSFKIAHMSTGDKIGIEMFEFKNNEKPEDFEYWKTSTFHFCVQDPDIEGLVEKIVANGGKQRMPIREYYPGKKPYKMVYVEDPFGLIFEVYSHSYELTYSQGAY, from the coding sequence ATGAGCAACTATCCAAGAACATTTTCGCATATTGGAATTTCCGTTCCCAATGTAGAGAAGGCCGTTGAGTTTTATAGCAAGGTTATGGGTTGGTACCTAATTATGAAACCTACTGTTATCAACGAGGAGTCCGACACGCCCATAGGGCAAATGTGCGTTGATGTATTTGGAACAGGTTGGGGTTCATTCAAAATCGCTCATATGTCTACAGGCGATAAAATTGGCATAGAAATGTTCGAGTTTAAAAACAATGAAAAGCCTGAAGATTTCGAATACTGGAAGACAAGTACATTTCATTTTTGTGTTCAAGACCCTGACATCGAGGGACTGGTAGAAAAAATAGTGGCTAATGGCGGTAAGCAGAGAATGCCAATTCGAGAGTATTACCCGGGTAAGAAGCCATACAAGATGGTTTATGTTGAAGACCCCTTTGGTCTCATTTTCGAAGTCTACTCACATAGCTATGAGCTTACTTATTCGCAGGGAGCCTATTGA
- a CDS encoding dicarboxylate/amino acid:cation symporter, giving the protein MFNFSPLKSSKGSAVLLVDSASDFLSDLSGRLDSLVRNRLWLQVIIGLMMGIIVGALLGPDMGLVSPEKAIIAGDWLALPGKLFLGLIGMVVSILVLASIIIGLNNSVGGNQLKSVGFKFAIFVVITTTLAAALGISLALAIKPGAYINLHTSDVESGEQKVPLPEDESSRRSAPQIIADLIPQKPLASLAQGEMLGIVVFAMLIGIACTTVPREKISSFLSLMEALMEVSMTVVKWAMFLAPWAVFGLMAQLISKIGLATILGMGVYILTVLAGLLCLLAMYLLLVAVLGKMNPIAFAKNIAGAQLLAFSTSSTAAVMPISIKTAVEKLKVPENIAGLIIPLAATVNMAGTALYQAVAIIFLTQMSGRELSLPEIVLIVVTLVASSIGAPGTPGVGLVILGNIAGDFGISSEGLVLIMGVDRVLDMSRTVVNVTGDLAACVILGSGAPVQDRLTPVELTKEKADQIPI; this is encoded by the coding sequence ATGTTTAATTTTTCCCCACTGAAGTCTTCAAAAGGAAGCGCCGTATTGCTGGTTGATTCGGCATCGGATTTTTTAAGCGACCTCTCCGGTCGTCTGGATTCCCTTGTCAGAAACCGGTTGTGGCTCCAGGTCATCATCGGCTTGATGATGGGGATTATCGTTGGAGCGCTTTTAGGTCCCGATATGGGTCTGGTTTCTCCAGAAAAAGCAATCATTGCAGGCGACTGGCTGGCCCTTCCCGGAAAACTGTTTCTCGGCCTGATCGGAATGGTTGTCAGTATTTTAGTATTGGCTTCAATCATTATCGGCCTGAACAATTCGGTGGGTGGCAACCAGTTAAAAAGCGTCGGATTTAAATTCGCAATCTTTGTGGTCATCACCACAACATTAGCCGCCGCGCTGGGAATTTCTTTGGCATTGGCAATCAAGCCCGGAGCTTATATCAATCTTCATACTTCAGACGTTGAATCGGGCGAACAGAAGGTTCCCCTTCCCGAAGATGAATCTTCCCGAAGAAGCGCCCCGCAGATCATTGCGGATTTGATTCCGCAAAAACCGCTCGCCTCCCTGGCCCAGGGTGAAATGCTGGGAATCGTAGTATTTGCCATGCTGATAGGAATCGCCTGCACCACCGTTCCGCGTGAAAAAATTTCTTCATTCCTCAGTTTGATGGAAGCGCTCATGGAAGTTTCCATGACGGTTGTCAAATGGGCCATGTTTCTGGCTCCCTGGGCGGTATTCGGTCTGATGGCTCAATTGATTTCCAAAATAGGACTGGCCACAATACTGGGCATGGGAGTGTATATCCTCACCGTACTGGCGGGACTGCTCTGCCTGCTGGCAATGTATCTCCTGCTTGTCGCAGTTCTCGGCAAGATGAACCCCATCGCATTCGCAAAAAATATTGCAGGCGCGCAATTACTGGCATTTTCCACCTCCAGCACCGCGGCTGTCATGCCGATTTCCATCAAAACCGCCGTAGAAAAACTGAAAGTGCCTGAGAACATTGCGGGCCTGATCATTCCCCTGGCCGCCACCGTTAACATGGCGGGCACCGCGCTCTACCAGGCCGTCGCCATCATTTTCCTCACTCAAATGTCAGGACGAGAACTCTCCCTGCCGGAGATTGTCTTGATCGTAGTGACTCTGGTCGCATCCTCCATAGGCGCGCCGGGCACGCCGGGAGTGGGGCTGGTGATCCTGGGGAATATCGCCGGAGACTTCGGCATTTCATCCGAAGGACTGGTGCTGATCATGGGAGTGGATCGAGTTCTGGACATGAGCCGAACGGTCGTCAACGTCACCGGCGATTTAGCCGCCTGCGTGATTCTCGGATCAGGAGCGCCCGTTCAGGACAGGCTCACCCCGGTCGAGCTGACCAAAGAAAAAGCCGACCAAATCCCCATTTGA